In Desulfobulbaceae bacterium DB1, the sequence CCAAGCCGGCCAAGGACATGATCAAGGAATTGGTCGCAAATTTTCCCGAAGGCAACCGCTCAAGATCCATGTCGGTTTTAAATTCGCTGTGAAACTGCTCGCTTGTGCCGTGGTCCCGGTAGAGCTTGATGATCTCTTTTTCCGGCAGGTAAAGGGATGTCCACCAGCCCTCAAGTTCTATATCCGGCACCAGCAGCAACTGGCCGCGTTTGTCAATGGTACGTTCAATCACGCGGACGATCAGGCGGGTACTGAACTCCTTGCCCTCGTGCTCCTGAAGCTGGTTGAAACTGAATACGGCAACCCGTTTGCCGCGTCGTGGTTCGCTCACTTCTCCTTCTTGCAGCCCACGGGCCAGCCAGGCGGGAAGGTCCTGCTTGCGGGGATTCCATTTCAGGATGTAATCGACCTTTTTGTGGCCATAAAGCGTTGCTCGGGTCTCGACAGCATCGTGTCCGGAGTCAAGCCTGAATAACAGTGACTTTTTGGTTAAAGACTTGGCACGGGAGATGGTTTCCTGCAGAAAAGGAATAAAATTGTTTTGGCTGTGCTGGCTGCCCTCCCGGAACTCAAGATTAATACACCAGCCTTCCTCTCCCATGTAGGCGGCTATTGGCGCATAGCCGTCATAACCGTGATAGGTATGCTTGGAACCTTCTTTTTTGGTGCCGGAGT encodes:
- a CDS encoding transposase, encoding MKRFILERSSDEFYTSHSGLALIGLGINRFTSLNAKLKKAIPDTKDIANTDVIRSYLGLLSLGKSDFEAIADMKDDRYFQQSLGIKAVPSPETLRQRLDETATVFQPIASSTYTEFIRNAKGKVTPLAMGHVAVDMDVFCMDNSGTKKEGSKHTYHGYDGYAPIAAYMGEEGWCINLEFREGSQHSQNNFIPFLQETISRAKSLTKKSLLFRLDSGHDAVETRATLYGHKKVDYILKWNPRKQDLPAWLARGLQEGEVSEPRRGKRVAVFSFNQLQEHEGKEFSTRLIVRVIERTIDKRGQLLLVPDIELEGWWTSLYLPEKEIIKLYRDHGTSEQFHSEFKTDMDLERLPSGKFATNSLIMSLAGLAYNILRFIGQLGLLGDRSPVRHSAKRRRIRTVIQELMYRAARLIETGRKLKLRFSRHCCAFDSFQAVYNRLAFG